In Anaerolineae bacterium, a single window of DNA contains:
- a CDS encoding DNA translocase FtsK produces MPGRVRDFLDALPPGSSEVAAVLLIVFGVVSLLALLNFSPDASLTGSWAQAIRQLFGYGGVVVALGILALGVILLLPQFGVVLRFPWSRILALEVSFLSLLALLHLLANDPEPRALARAGGGGGYVGWAFSQMIAGLFDPITATVVYGIVFLIAVSRAAGLRRQHLDIALEWGIARLTRTAETLEQRAERLAREAGKETPEDQPQAGPEASSLRRRPSVVDRSQFAGAGHVRPLAPEDDDFNEGDDEGDEEDDLYSSALPSYIQPDPDKVDRGLSSPGPPGERPSIVPRTNGEEPGRWAVAMPVHKPTTRARQVRDAYGRLVREFRVEDLQEERRVGRREEGLPPYDLLEDNDLNRPTDEEINTNARIIEDTLREFDIHVEVVDVKIGPVVTQYAVQPFKEMVMEDGERFLQRVRVNRITTLERDLALALSAQRLRIQAPVPGHSYIGVEVPNKRPSIVSLRGVMESVNFYRARKSPLALPLGRDVSGESFVADLASMPHLLVAGTTGSGKSVALTAMATALVMNNLPDRLKLVLLDPKMVELTRFNGLPHLLGPVEYDQERILGVLRWATREMDRRYKLLEVAAARNIESYNRALGKRRMDEHLPYIVIIFDEIGDLMLSRPDETEKTLARLAQMARAVGIHLIVATQRPSVDVITGLIKANFPARISFAVASGVDSRVILDTVGAETLMGRGDMLYQAADAAGPQRLQGCYVSDEELERVLTYWKQWLHQQVEAGVMPARTIAPWERGMTRREILSETDPMLEEAIRIVVEAGEASASLIQRRMGLGYPRAARLMDLLEELGIIGAAKSGGRTREVLYKPGEDPFRNLVEKRVRRDD; encoded by the coding sequence ATGCCGGGCCGGGTGCGGGATTTTCTGGATGCCCTGCCGCCAGGCTCCAGTGAAGTTGCGGCAGTGTTGTTGATCGTTTTCGGCGTGGTGTCGCTGCTGGCGCTGCTGAATTTCTCGCCGGATGCCTCCCTGACCGGCAGCTGGGCGCAGGCCATCCGCCAGTTGTTTGGCTATGGCGGGGTCGTGGTGGCGCTGGGCATTCTCGCGCTGGGCGTGATCTTGCTGTTGCCGCAGTTTGGTGTTGTTCTGCGCTTTCCCTGGTCGCGGATTCTGGCTCTTGAGGTGAGCTTTCTTTCCCTGCTGGCGTTATTGCATCTGCTGGCCAACGATCCGGAGCCGCGTGCGCTGGCACGAGCAGGGGGCGGTGGAGGGTATGTCGGCTGGGCTTTCAGTCAGATGATCGCCGGGCTGTTTGATCCTATTACGGCGACCGTTGTGTACGGAATCGTGTTTCTCATTGCCGTCAGCCGGGCGGCCGGCCTGCGCCGGCAACATCTTGACATCGCCCTGGAATGGGGCATCGCCAGGTTGACCCGCACAGCGGAGACCCTTGAACAGCGCGCTGAACGGCTGGCCAGGGAAGCCGGGAAAGAGACACCAGAAGATCAACCGCAGGCTGGACCTGAAGCTTCGTCTCTGCGTCGCCGACCATCTGTTGTCGATCGCAGCCAGTTCGCTGGAGCGGGGCATGTCCGCCCTCTGGCGCCGGAGGATGATGATTTCAATGAAGGCGACGATGAGGGCGACGAAGAGGATGACCTGTATTCCTCTGCCCTCCCGTCCTACATCCAGCCTGACCCGGACAAGGTCGATCGCGGTCTCAGTTCGCCGGGGCCGCCGGGCGAGCGCCCGTCTATCGTGCCCCGCACCAACGGGGAAGAGCCGGGGAGATGGGCTGTGGCCATGCCGGTGCACAAGCCGACCACGCGGGCGCGTCAGGTTCGCGACGCCTATGGGCGGCTGGTGCGTGAGTTTCGCGTTGAAGACCTGCAGGAGGAACGGCGGGTTGGCCGACGTGAGGAGGGGTTGCCGCCCTATGACCTGCTGGAAGACAACGATCTCAACCGGCCGACGGACGAGGAAATCAATACCAACGCCCGTATCATTGAAGATACGTTGCGGGAGTTTGACATTCATGTAGAAGTTGTGGATGTCAAGATCGGTCCGGTTGTCACCCAGTATGCCGTACAGCCCTTCAAAGAGATGGTGATGGAGGATGGGGAGCGTTTCCTGCAGCGTGTAAGGGTCAACCGGATCACTACCCTGGAAAGAGACCTGGCGCTGGCGCTGTCAGCGCAACGCCTGCGTATTCAGGCGCCGGTCCCGGGACATTCGTATATTGGCGTTGAGGTGCCCAACAAGCGTCCAAGCATCGTTTCGCTGCGCGGCGTGATGGAAAGCGTCAACTTCTACCGGGCGCGCAAATCGCCGCTGGCGCTGCCGCTGGGCCGCGATGTCTCCGGGGAGTCGTTTGTAGCTGATCTGGCGTCGATGCCTCACTTGCTTGTCGCTGGCACGACCGGGTCAGGCAAATCGGTTGCGCTCACCGCGATGGCGACCGCGCTGGTGATGAACAACCTGCCGGATCGTCTCAAACTCGTCCTGCTCGATCCCAAGATGGTTGAGCTGACGCGCTTCAACGGCCTGCCTCACCTGCTGGGACCGGTGGAGTACGACCAGGAGCGCATTCTGGGTGTGCTACGCTGGGCCACACGTGAGATGGATCGGCGCTATAAATTGTTGGAAGTGGCGGCGGCGCGCAATATTGAGAGCTATAACCGGGCGCTTGGCAAGCGCCGGATGGACGAGCATCTACCCTACATTGTGATCATCTTTGACGAGATCGGTGATCTGATGCTTTCCCGGCCTGATGAGACGGAAAAGACGCTGGCCCGGCTGGCGCAGATGGCGCGGGCAGTGGGGATTCATTTGATTGTGGCCACGCAGCGCCCCTCGGTGGATGTGATCACCGGTCTGATCAAGGCGAACTTCCCGGCGCGGATTTCATTTGCGGTAGCGTCCGGGGTGGATTCCCGGGTGATCCTGGACACGGTTGGGGCGGAAACCCTGATGGGGCGCGGCGATATGCTCTATCAGGCGGCAGACGCTGCCGGTCCGCAGCGCCTGCAAGGCTGTTATGTTTCTGATGAGGAACTGGAGCGGGTGCTGACCTACTGGAAGCAGTGGCTGCACCAGCAGGTCGAGGCTGGAGTGATGCCAGCACGCACCATTGCCCCCTGGGAGCGGGGCATGACGCGCCGGGAGATACTTTCCGAAACTGACCCGATGCTGGAAGAAGCGATCCGGATTGTCGTTGAAGCGGGCGAAGCCTCTGCCTCCCTGATTCAGCGGCGGATGGGGCTGGGGTATCCCCGCGCAGCGCGGCTGATGGATCTGCTGGAGGAATTGGGGATCATTGGTGCGGCCAAGAGTGGCGGGCGAACCCGCGAGGTCCTTTATAAGCCCGGCGAGGACCCGTTCCGGAATCTGGTTGAGAAGCGCGTGCGACGGGACGACTGA
- a CDS encoding S1 RNA-binding domain-containing protein produces the protein MSNATFRGERGMSSPPAIDEAYWSALLREGEMLPAEEMNRTGDDWYAGLAVAERETASFAEERDYPSSSDWQEIRQIMASDTSLELPVIGNNRGGLLVQWKSLRGFVPASQLVDFPAITNEVVRRQELAAYTGRHLVLRVIELDEAQNRLIFSERAAQVRPGTRAAVLDNLKPGDKCTGVVTNVCDFGVFVDLGGVEGLIHISELSWGRVGHPGDVVKRGQQVTVYVMDVNKELGRVALSIKRLQPDPWETVHERYHVGQIVRGVITNVVDFGAFACIEEGLEGLIHISELAEGHFLHPRNVVSESQVVQARILNIDGPSRRLGLSLRDLSAK, from the coding sequence ATGTCAAACGCGACTTTTCGGGGAGAACGGGGGATGTCATCGCCGCCGGCGATCGATGAGGCTTATTGGTCGGCATTATTGCGGGAAGGCGAGATGCTACCTGCCGAGGAGATGAACCGGACAGGGGATGACTGGTACGCAGGATTGGCTGTAGCCGAACGGGAGACTGCCAGCTTTGCGGAGGAACGGGACTATCCCAGCTCGTCAGACTGGCAGGAAATCCGCCAGATCATGGCATCGGATACGTCGTTAGAACTGCCGGTTATCGGCAACAATCGCGGGGGATTGCTGGTACAGTGGAAGAGCCTGCGCGGCTTTGTGCCGGCCAGCCAGTTAGTGGACTTCCCGGCGATTACCAACGAGGTCGTTCGCCGCCAGGAACTCGCGGCTTATACTGGCCGGCATCTTGTCCTACGAGTGATCGAACTTGACGAGGCTCAGAATCGCCTGATCTTCTCTGAGCGCGCCGCTCAGGTGAGGCCAGGTACGCGGGCCGCTGTGCTGGACAACTTGAAGCCAGGTGATAAATGCACCGGCGTGGTGACCAACGTCTGCGATTTTGGCGTGTTTGTTGACCTGGGCGGTGTGGAGGGCCTGATCCATATCTCGGAATTGAGCTGGGGACGGGTGGGGCATCCAGGCGACGTGGTCAAGCGAGGCCAACAGGTCACCGTCTATGTCATGGATGTCAACAAGGAGCTTGGTCGGGTCGCCCTGAGCATCAAGCGCTTGCAACCGGATCCGTGGGAAACCGTCCATGAGCGTTACCACGTCGGCCAGATCGTCCGTGGGGTGATCACAAACGTAGTTGATTTTGGCGCTTTTGCCTGTATCGAAGAGGGATTGGAAGGGCTGATCCACATTTCGGAACTGGCGGAAGGGCACTTCCTGCATCCGCGTAATGTGGTTAGCGAAAGCCAGGTGGTGCAGGCCAGGATTCTTAACATTGACGGCCCATCCCGCCGCTTGGGGTTAAGCCTTCGGGACTTGAGCGCAAAATGA
- a CDS encoding GNAT family N-acetyltransferase, which translates to MSAPGEPLVLEGGGHILIRPAEEQDLPPCLLLDHSSSSDYVWQVEAREDQGALVYSFRTVRLPRSMPIITPHDSTVMEAAIQSGECLLVAEVGERIAGYVLIRPDHACGTAWVRQLVVDRPLRRQRLGSTLLHEAQQWARASNLARITVETQTKNHPAIAFCQRHGLTLCGFNDRYYPNQDIALFFTQSLR; encoded by the coding sequence ATGAGTGCCCCAGGCGAACCGTTGGTACTGGAAGGTGGCGGGCATATCCTTATCCGTCCTGCCGAAGAGCAGGATCTCCCGCCGTGCCTGTTGCTTGATCATTCCTCGTCCAGCGACTATGTCTGGCAGGTTGAGGCACGCGAGGACCAGGGCGCGCTGGTCTACAGCTTCCGAACAGTGCGCCTACCACGTTCGATGCCGATCATTACCCCTCATGATTCCACAGTTATGGAGGCGGCGATCCAGTCTGGTGAGTGTTTGCTGGTCGCGGAAGTCGGGGAGCGCATTGCCGGATATGTGCTCATCCGTCCGGACCATGCCTGTGGGACTGCCTGGGTTCGCCAGCTGGTGGTTGACCGTCCTCTGCGGCGGCAGCGGTTGGGGAGCACTCTGCTGCACGAGGCGCAGCAATGGGCCAGGGCCAGTAACCTGGCCCGGATCACGGTCGAAACCCAGACCAAGAATCACCCGGCGATAGCCTTCTGCCAGCGGCACGGGCTGACACTGTGCGGCTTCAACGATCGTTACTATCCGAACCAGGATATTGCCCTGTTCTTTACACAAAGTCTGCGGTAG
- a CDS encoding DUF4968 domain-containing protein: MTDERRTGASWGWVTQLLSIGLRPAWQSWMYQRTRQHQDARFGRPAAPVGPWQRLGALEAYERDTHGVTFRTGQGCLRLDVLAEDCLRVRVSPDGRLPELFSYALVEDGPQTGDFNVTEESDALAIRMGRNICRVARADLRLTVTDTDGRLIYADAEGPVWSGERVRLSARLMPDETGHGLGERAFGFNLRGRSYALWNTDPAGYQRGNDPINLCIPFYVGLRGRSAYGLFWDNPVRGMVAVGAPGAEDRLIFEAEAGGLCYTLFTGPSALDVLSAYTRLTGRMPLPPLWALGYHQSRWSYMSADEVRDIAREFRQRRIPCDAIYLDIDYMDGFRCFTWHPRRFPNPAGLISDLKAAGFRTVVMIDPGIKVDRSYRVCRDGLAQGAFLRYPDGRLFVAPVWPGNCYFPDFTAPAVRQWWGTLYRDLLEAGVAGVWNDMNEPAIFSSDARLKEAPDYLVHDYEGRSADHRTAHNVYGMQMVRATREGLERLQPERRHLVITRSGYAGVQRYASSWTADNHSTWDHLKLSISMCLNLGMSGLAFTGPDIGGFAGEADGELFTRWVQAGILLPFFRGHTAKWTGRHEPWAFGQPYEDICRKYIALRYCLLPCLYTAFAECARYGWPIVRPLALLDPDLVDCDDAYLLGETLLVAPVVEPGAQTRTVCLPSGVWYDYWSGTKFKGGKRYQVEAPLDQLPLFARAGSVIPHWPEMLYTGEKVVDELTLRVYAGDGRSPLYEDAGEGKDYQAGVFRWSHFACATSAKQFDLHWEREGPYVPGYRQIRLQLYGLAHPPQQISLDGSPVAWQMQDGCITFSTDREFEALSAVF, from the coding sequence TTGACTGACGAACGTCGAACCGGCGCAAGCTGGGGATGGGTGACGCAACTGTTGTCGATTGGCTTGCGACCGGCGTGGCAGAGCTGGATGTATCAGCGCACCAGGCAACACCAGGATGCGCGGTTTGGGCGGCCAGCCGCCCCGGTGGGACCATGGCAGCGGCTGGGAGCGCTGGAAGCGTACGAGCGCGACACTCATGGTGTGACCTTTCGTACCGGGCAGGGCTGCCTGAGACTGGATGTGCTGGCGGAAGATTGCCTGCGTGTGCGGGTGAGTCCGGACGGTCGCCTGCCGGAGTTGTTCTCATATGCGCTGGTCGAGGATGGGCCGCAGACGGGTGATTTTAACGTCACCGAGGAATCGGATGCGCTGGCAATCCGGATGGGGCGGAACATCTGCCGGGTCGCCCGCGCCGATCTGAGGCTAACAGTCACCGACACAGATGGACGGCTGATCTACGCGGATGCCGAAGGGCCAGTCTGGAGTGGTGAGCGGGTGCGCCTGAGCGCGCGACTGATGCCGGACGAAACCGGGCACGGACTGGGCGAGCGCGCTTTTGGCTTCAATCTGCGCGGGCGATCGTACGCGCTGTGGAACACTGATCCTGCCGGGTACCAGCGCGGCAACGATCCGATCAACCTGTGTATCCCGTTCTATGTCGGGTTGCGCGGCAGATCGGCCTATGGCCTGTTCTGGGATAACCCGGTTCGGGGCATGGTTGCCGTTGGGGCGCCGGGAGCGGAAGACCGGCTGATCTTTGAAGCGGAGGCTGGCGGGCTATGTTACACGCTTTTCACTGGCCCTTCCGCACTGGACGTGTTGAGCGCGTACACCCGCCTGACCGGGAGGATGCCCCTGCCGCCGTTGTGGGCGCTGGGTTATCACCAGAGCCGGTGGAGCTACATGTCGGCGGACGAGGTGCGCGACATCGCGCGGGAGTTCCGCCAGCGCAGAATCCCCTGCGACGCAATCTACCTCGACATTGACTACATGGACGGGTTCCGGTGCTTTACCTGGCATCCCCGGCGTTTCCCTAATCCAGCGGGGTTAATCAGCGATCTGAAGGCTGCGGGTTTCCGTACGGTGGTGATGATCGATCCGGGCATCAAGGTTGATCGGTCGTACCGGGTCTGCCGAGACGGACTGGCGCAGGGGGCTTTTCTTCGCTATCCCGACGGTCGGTTGTTTGTTGCCCCGGTCTGGCCGGGCAACTGCTACTTCCCGGATTTCACCGCTCCCGCGGTGCGGCAGTGGTGGGGAACCCTGTACCGCGATCTGCTGGAGGCAGGCGTGGCCGGGGTATGGAACGACATGAATGAACCGGCCATCTTCAGTTCAGATGCCCGGTTAAAAGAAGCGCCGGACTATCTTGTTCACGACTACGAAGGGCGCAGCGCAGATCATCGCACCGCCCACAATGTCTACGGCATGCAGATGGTGCGGGCAACCAGGGAAGGATTGGAGCGGCTTCAACCGGAACGACGACACCTGGTGATTACCCGCTCCGGTTACGCCGGGGTGCAGCGATACGCTTCGTCGTGGACGGCGGACAATCATTCCACGTGGGATCACCTCAAGCTCAGTATCAGCATGTGCCTCAACCTGGGGATGTCCGGGCTGGCCTTTACCGGGCCAGACATCGGTGGATTTGCGGGAGAGGCTGACGGTGAGCTGTTCACGCGGTGGGTACAGGCCGGTATACTGCTGCCGTTCTTCAGGGGGCACACTGCAAAGTGGACAGGGCGGCACGAGCCGTGGGCGTTCGGCCAGCCCTATGAAGACATCTGCCGGAAGTACATCGCGCTGCGTTACTGCCTGTTGCCCTGCCTGTATACCGCTTTTGCGGAGTGTGCGCGTTACGGCTGGCCGATTGTCAGGCCGCTGGCGCTTCTTGATCCTGATCTGGTTGACTGTGATGATGCTTACCTGCTCGGCGAAACCCTGCTGGTTGCGCCGGTTGTGGAGCCCGGCGCGCAGACGCGCACGGTCTGCCTGCCGTCGGGGGTATGGTACGACTACTGGAGCGGGACGAAATTCAAGGGCGGAAAGCGCTACCAGGTCGAAGCGCCGCTTGACCAGTTGCCGTTGTTTGCGCGGGCAGGCAGCGTTATCCCACACTGGCCGGAGATGCTGTATACGGGCGAGAAAGTAGTCGATGAGCTTACCTTGCGGGTTTACGCTGGCGATGGCCGTAGCCCTCTGTACGAAGACGCTGGGGAGGGCAAAGACTATCAAGCGGGGGTGTTCCGGTGGTCGCATTTTGCCTGCGCGACTTCTGCCAAACAGTTTGACCTGCACTGGGAGCGCGAGGGCCCCTATGTGCCTGGATACCGGCAGATCCGCCTGCAGTTGTACGGTCTGGCGCACCCTCCGCAGCAGATCAGCCTTGATGGCTCCCCGGT